One window of the Candidatus Goldiibacteriota bacterium HGW-Goldbacteria-1 genome contains the following:
- a CDS encoding orotidine-5'-phosphate decarboxylase, whose amino-acid sequence MDKNRHLDADLREKLIFGLDVDDMAEAYNLIDKMAPYIKYYKVGLQLITKDGPRLVSTLKRKGLKVFYDAKFFDIPQTVYNACYEAARYGVNMVNVHALGGEKMISYAKEAIMKSSDKMKLDPPLLLAVTVLTSFDNRSLKASVKTALDVKKMVLALAKSAKKAGADGVVCSPHEIKMLRKELGPDFVIVTPGIRTGKISKDDQKRIMTPKDAIAAGSDYIVVARPILKADDRVLAVENILKEIKEGSDNAKRRKNS is encoded by the coding sequence ATGGATAAGAACAGGCACTTAGACGCGGATTTAAGGGAAAAACTTATATTTGGGCTTGATGTTGATGATATGGCAGAAGCGTATAATCTTATTGATAAAATGGCGCCATATATCAAATATTATAAAGTCGGCCTGCAGCTTATAACCAAAGACGGCCCGCGCCTTGTAAGCACTTTAAAACGCAAAGGGTTAAAGGTTTTTTATGATGCCAAGTTTTTTGACATACCGCAGACTGTATATAACGCGTGTTATGAAGCGGCTCGTTATGGGGTAAATATGGTAAATGTGCACGCGCTTGGCGGAGAAAAAATGATAAGCTACGCCAAGGAAGCCATTATGAAATCATCGGATAAAATGAAACTTGACCCTCCGCTTCTTCTGGCGGTAACGGTGCTTACCAGTTTTGACAACAGAAGCCTTAAAGCTTCCGTTAAAACAGCGCTTGATGTAAAAAAGATGGTGCTTGCGCTCGCCAAATCCGCCAAAAAAGCGGGTGCGGACGGCGTGGTGTGTTCGCCGCATGAGATAAAAATGTTAAGAAAAGAACTTGGGCCGGATTTTGTTATAGTGACGCCTGGCATCAGAACAGGAAAGATAAGCAAGGATGACCAGAAAAGGATTATGACGCCAAAGGACGCGATTGCCGCGGGTTCGGATTATATTGTTGTTGCAAGGCCTATATTAAAAGCGGATGACAGGGTGCTGGCTGTGGAAAATATCCTAAAAGAGATAAAGGAAGGTAGCGACAATGCAAAAAGAAGAAAAAATTCTTGA
- a CDS encoding orotate phosphoribosyltransferase — protein MQKEEKILEVFRKANALLVGHFMLTSGKHSNIYLEKFTVLQQPKPTEYLCKQIAAHFKKHKIDVVVGAAIGGIILSYETARQLGVRGIFMEREEGKLKLRRGFDIAEGERVLIVEDIVTTGGSVQEIIAELKENYKCEIAGTGLLIDRSGKNINFGEGETFALAHMDITTYEEKECPMCKKGMPITKRGSRNTKK, from the coding sequence ATGCAAAAAGAAGAAAAAATTCTTGAGGTTTTCAGAAAAGCAAACGCTCTTTTGGTGGGGCATTTTATGCTTACGTCAGGAAAACACAGCAATATTTACCTGGAAAAATTTACGGTGCTGCAGCAGCCAAAGCCGACGGAATATCTGTGCAAACAGATAGCCGCGCATTTTAAGAAACATAAAATTGATGTTGTCGTGGGAGCCGCCATAGGGGGGATAATACTTTCCTATGAAACAGCAAGGCAGCTTGGCGTGCGCGGAATTTTTATGGAAAGGGAAGAAGGCAAACTTAAGCTGCGCCGCGGGTTTGATATTGCGGAAGGCGAAAGGGTGCTTATTGTGGAAGATATTGTTACAACCGGCGGTTCTGTTCAGGAAATAATAGCGGAGCTTAAGGAAAATTATAAGTGTGAAATAGCAGGCACAGGGCTTTTAATTGACAGAAGCGGTAAAAACATAAACTTTGGCGAAGGAGAAACATTTGCCCTTGCGCACATGGATATAACCACTTATGAGGAAAAAGAGTGCCCTATGTGTAAAAAAGGCATGCCTATCACCAAACGCGGAAGCAGAAATACAAAGAAGTAA
- a CDS encoding diphosphate--fructose-6-phosphate 1-phosphotransferase — translation MAKSAKSKVHRSELQLERMKYKPELPAILKGKPAMIKAVLGKATESISDKETVKNLFDHVYGGPIVTFGKGANKTVRKSAVKIGVVLSGGQAPGGHNVIAGLFDGLKKANKSNRLIGFLGGPSGLIENKFMEITSSLMDNYRNTGGFDMIQSGRTKIETPEQFEATKNGLLKNKIDALVVVGGDDSNTNAALLAEYFKKENAPINVIGVPKTIDGDLKNKQIETSFGFDTATKIYSELVGNICRDVNSARKYWHFVRLMGRSASHITLEVALKTQPNITLIGEEVLAKNMTLAKVVEDIAKIVSARAAKGKSFGVVLVPEGLIEFIPEVKKLISALNDVLADNEEALSKMASIVEKKQFVYTKLPEQLAALMKSLPDGIESQLMLDRDPHGNVAVSQIETEKLLIDMVARKLKELKEKGEYKGKFSAITHFFGYEGRCGAPSNFDTNYCYALGYNAVFLALNGMTGYLSSVRNLTKKSSQWICGGIPLTMMMNIERRKGKEKPVIQKALVELNAAPFKYLVKNRDNWAMTESYLFPGPIQYFGPSAVMDMTTKTLALEQGKK, via the coding sequence ATGGCAAAAAGCGCGAAATCAAAAGTACACAGGTCGGAACTTCAGCTTGAAAGGATGAAATACAAACCGGAGCTTCCCGCGATATTAAAGGGAAAGCCGGCTATGATAAAGGCGGTTTTAGGAAAGGCAACTGAATCAATTTCCGACAAAGAAACCGTAAAAAATCTTTTTGACCATGTTTATGGCGGGCCCATTGTGACATTCGGCAAAGGTGCAAATAAAACTGTCCGCAAAAGTGCTGTTAAAATCGGCGTTGTGTTATCCGGCGGGCAGGCGCCCGGCGGCCATAACGTTATCGCGGGGCTGTTTGACGGGCTTAAAAAAGCAAATAAAAGCAACCGGCTTATCGGTTTTCTTGGCGGGCCTTCAGGATTAATTGAAAATAAGTTTATGGAAATCACGTCATCCCTTATGGATAATTACAGGAACACCGGCGGATTTGACATGATACAGTCGGGCAGGACAAAAATAGAAACACCGGAACAGTTTGAAGCCACAAAGAACGGCCTTTTAAAGAATAAAATTGACGCGCTTGTTGTAGTGGGCGGCGATGACAGCAATACAAACGCGGCGCTGCTTGCGGAATATTTTAAAAAAGAAAACGCGCCCATAAACGTTATAGGCGTGCCCAAGACTATTGACGGGGATTTAAAAAACAAGCAGATAGAAACATCATTTGGTTTTGATACGGCAACAAAAATATACTCGGAACTTGTGGGTAATATCTGCCGCGACGTAAATTCCGCAAGAAAGTACTGGCATTTTGTACGCCTTATGGGAAGAAGCGCATCGCACATCACCCTTGAAGTCGCGTTGAAAACCCAGCCTAATATAACCCTTATCGGCGAAGAGGTGCTTGCTAAAAATATGACCCTTGCCAAAGTGGTTGAAGACATAGCAAAAATAGTTTCCGCAAGGGCGGCCAAAGGAAAAAGCTTCGGCGTTGTGCTTGTACCCGAAGGGCTTATAGAATTTATTCCGGAAGTTAAAAAACTTATTTCCGCGTTAAATGACGTACTTGCCGACAATGAAGAAGCGCTTTCCAAAATGGCTTCAATTGTGGAGAAAAAACAGTTCGTTTACACAAAACTGCCGGAACAGCTTGCGGCGCTGATGAAGTCGCTGCCGGATGGTATTGAATCGCAGCTTATGCTTGACCGCGATCCGCACGGAAACGTGGCGGTATCCCAGATAGAAACAGAAAAACTTTTAATAGATATGGTCGCAAGAAAGTTAAAAGAATTAAAAGAAAAAGGCGAATATAAAGGCAAGTTTTCCGCAATAACGCACTTTTTTGGATACGAAGGCCGCTGCGGAGCGCCTTCCAACTTTGACACCAACTATTGCTACGCGCTTGGTTACAACGCCGTGTTTCTTGCGTTAAACGGAATGACAGGCTACCTTTCGTCCGTCAGGAACCTTACAAAGAAATCCTCGCAATGGATATGCGGCGGTATTCCGCTTACCATGATGATGAACATAGAAAGAAGAAAAGGTAAAGAAAAACCCGTTATTCAGAAAGCGCTGGTTGAATTAAACGCGGCGCCCTTTAAATACCTTGTAAAAAACAGGGACAATTGGGCAATGACGGAAAGCTATCTTTTCCCCGGCCCCATACAGTATTTTGGCCCTTCAGCTGTAATGGATATGACAACAAAGACACTGGCTTTAGAGCAGGGGAAGAAGTAA